A genomic segment from Nicotiana sylvestris chromosome 1, ASM39365v2, whole genome shotgun sequence encodes:
- the LOC104247132 gene encoding pentatricopeptide repeat-containing protein At5g39710, translating to MLLVKPYRRALHSSARQVQPKTLDSPFPSSSDIIFVNRAVSILKGHDPIPLNSLSSQFTPQYASSLLSQSQFDKPLVLRFINWARHRQFFNLQCKCISIHILTRFKLYKTAQSLAEDVAVKSADDKGEFVFLCLKDTYHSCKSSSAVFDLMVKSYSHLKMIDKAMNVFELAKSNGFMLTVLSYNSILDALIRVSRNGSFELAQKFYDDMVNSGVSPNVYTYNIMIRGLCVKGDLNKGLAFFKEMEKCGCLPSVVTYNTIIGAYCKIGKVDEAVELLKLMQVRNLEPSVVTYNAIINGLCREGRMKETSEVLKDMRGKGLVPDEVTYNTLVNGYCREGNFHQALVLHSEMLRNGLSPDVVTYTSLINSMCKTGNLHRAMEFFDQLRARGLYPNERTYTTLIVGFSQQGFMNEAYKLLNEMISSGFSPSIVTYNALVNGHCALGRMEDALSVIQEMERRGVVPDVVTYSTMISGFCRNHNLERAFCAKQQMVEKGVSPDVITYSSLIQGLCEQQSLTEARELFQEMLRVGIQPDKFTYTTLIGAYCLKGDIKGALNLHNEMINKGFFPDVVTYSVLINGLNKQARTREAKRLLFKLLYEQSVPNSVTYDMLIESCNDLDFKSATDLIKGFCMKGLLDEADRVFELMLQKDKKPSEAAYNLLIHGHSRGGNLHRALHLYREMVSFGFVPHTVSLIVLMKELFKEGMSEELHQVIQSTLGSCKLADGELAKGIVDVNYKEGNMDAVFNVLTDMAKDGLFPNSGKTAFSHMP from the coding sequence ATGCTTCTTGTTAAACCCTACCGGAGGGCCCTCCATAGCTCAGCTCGGCAGGTCCAACCCAAAACCCTAGACTCACCATTCCCTTCTTCCTCCGATATCATTTTTGTGAACAGGGCAGTTTCTATCCTCAAAGGCCACGACCCAATTCCCTTAAACTCCTTATCTTCTCAATTCACACCTCAATATGCTTCTTCCCTACTTTCCCAATCCCAGTTTGATAAACCCCTTGTTCTAAGATTCATCAACTGGGCACGTCATCGCCAATTCTTCAACCTTCAGTGCAAGTGCATTTCCATTCATATCCTCACTCGTTTCAAGCTCTACAAGACCGCCCAATCTCTCGCCGAGGACGTCGCTGTGAAATCTGCCGATGACAAGGGTGAATTTGTCTTTTTATGTCTCAAGGACACTTACCATTCTTGCAAGTCTAGCTCTGCTGTGTTTGACTTGATGGTAAAATCTTACTCTCATTTGAAAATGATTGATAAAGCCATGAATGTCTTCGAATTAGCTAAGTCTAATGGGTTTATGCTTACTGTTTTGTCCTATAATTCTATTCTTGATGCGTTGATCAGGGTCTCACGTAATGGGTCTTTTGAATTAGCTCAAAAGTTTTATGATGATATGGTTAATTCTGGGGTTTCGCCCAATGTTTATACTTACAATATTATGATCCGGGGGCTTTGTGTAAAAGGGGATTTGAATAAGGGTTTGGCTTTTTTCAAAGAAATGGAAAAATGTGGCTGCTTGCCTAGTGTTGTAACATATAACACAATAATCGGTGCTTACTGTAAAATAGGTAAGGTTGATGAGGCAGTTGAACTTTTGAAACTAATGCAAGTTAGGAACTTGGAACCAAGTGTGGTCACGTATAATGCTATTATTAATGGGTTATGCAGAGAAGGAAGGATGAAAGAGACGAGTGAGGTTTTGAAAGATATGAGGGGAAAGGGATTAGTTCCTGATGAAGTGACGTATAACACTCTGGTAAATGGCTATTGCAGAGAGGGTAATTTTCATCAAGCACTTGTTTTGCACTCGGAAATGTTAAGGAATGGGTTGTCTCCAGATGTTGTGACCTATACTTCTTTGATCAACAGCATGTGCAAGACTGGGAATTTGCATCGCGCGATGGAATTCTTTGATCAATTACGTGCTAGGGGATTATATCCTAACGAGAGAACTTACACGACATTAATTGTTGGCTTCTCTCAGCAGGGTTTTATGAATGAGGCTTATAAACTTTTGAATGAAATGATTTCAAGTGGCTTTTCCCCTTCAATTGTGACTTACAATGCTTTAGTTAACGGGCATTGTGCATTGGGCAGGATGGAAGATGCTTTAAGTGTAATTCAAGAGATGGAACGGAGAGGGGTGGTCCCAGATGTTGTAACTTATAGTACAATGATATCTGGGTTTTGTAGAAACCACAATTTGGAAAGGGCATTCTGTGCTAAGCAGCAGATGGTTGAGAAAGGGGTTTCACCTGATGTTATTACTTATTCATCCCTAATTCAAGGTCTTTGCGAGCAGCAAAGCTTGACTGAAGCTCGTGAGCTTTTCCAGGAGATGCTGAGAGTGGGTATTCAACCTGATAAGTTTACATATACTACACTTATTGGTGCATACTGTTTAAAAGGGGATATTAAAGGCGCTCTTAACCTGCATAATGAAATGATAAACAAGGGTTTCTTTCCTGATGTCGTCACTTACAGTGTCCTAATCAACGGGCTCAACAAACAAGCTCGCACTAGAGAAGCAAAAAGGCTTCTGTTCAAGTTGTTGTATGAGCAATCCGTTCCTAATAGTGTCACATATGATATGCTGATTGAAAGTTGCAATGATCTTGATTTTAAGAGTGCAACAGATCTTATTAAAGGATTCTGCATGAAAGGTTTGTTAGATGAAGCGGACAGAGTTTTTGAGTTGATGCTGCAAAAAGACAAGAAGCCGAGTGAAGCGGCTTACAATCTGCTTATACATGGTCATTCTAGGGGTGGGAATTTACATAGAGCCTTGCATCTTTATAGAGAAATGGTAAGTTTTGGGTTTGTTCCTCATACAGTTAGTCTTATTGTGCTGATGAAAGAACTATTTAAAGAAGGGATGAGTGAAGAATTACATCAAGTAATTCAAAGCACATTGGGGTCCTGTAAACTTGCTGATGGTGAGCTAGCAAAAGGTATTGTTGATGTAAACTACAAGGAAGGGAACATGGATGCAGTATTCAATGTACTTACTGATATGGCCAAGGATGGCCTTTTTCCGAATAGTGGGAAAACTGCTTTTTCTCACATGCCATGA